A single window of Nicotiana sylvestris chromosome 3, ASM39365v2, whole genome shotgun sequence DNA harbors:
- the LOC104235035 gene encoding uncharacterized protein — protein MSSMLGSQGLVLATAMAVSAGTVILLDLFRVKYSSTTHLSDQQDHSPPENQILKSCLSSAGKNKDRAKKKKKRVHFAADVKSSSGNGEEYRREHMRKYTETRIKSCGNEIVGMPGNRMALYTGILKDRVQRMEFSY, from the exons ATGTCAAGTATGTTGGGTTCACAAGGCTTAGTTTTAGCAACAGCCATGGCTGTCTCTGCCGGTACCGTCATTCTACTGGATCTTTTCCGGGTCAAGTACTCCTCAACGACCCATCTTTCCGATCAACAAGATCACTCTCCACCTGAAAATCAGATTCTCAAATCTTGTTTATCTTCAG CTGGAAAGAACAAGGACAgagcaaagaagaaaaagaagagagttCATTTTGCAGCTGATGTGAAAAGTTCAAGTGGAAATGGCGAGGAGTACAGAAGAGAACATATGAGGAAATATACAGAAACTCGTATTAAATCTTGCGGGAATGAGATTGTGGGTATGCCAGGTAATAGAATGGCTTTATACACTGGGATTCTCAAGGATCGGGTGCAACGCATGGAATTCTCCTATTGA